The Reinekea forsetii genome contains the following window.
CGCGGTAACGGCCGCGCCATTAAGGATTCAATCGGGACTAGACCCATTAGACTATTGGACAAAAAAGCCGCATCGACCTGGTCCAGCTCATCCACCGCCAGTGCGCTGATCTGAATGTCAGGGAAACGGGTCAGCAGCTGCTGACGTATTACACCGGCGACACCGGCCTGATCAACCGGTGGTGTAGACCAGTACCCATGCCGAAAAAAGAATAGATTGGCAGAGCTGGCTTCGACAATAGAGCCGCTGTCGGTGGCCATCAAGACCTCATCGACACCTTGTCGCCGCGCGCTCTGACGAGCCAAAACCGAATCCAGCCGATTGAGGTGCTTCATGCCGGCCAGAGTCGAGTTGACGCTGACGTGGGTCTCGGACAGGGCAACCGAAGCGCCCTGCGCCGCCCAGTCGGGACGATGATAGGGACTGCATTGCACGAGAACATCGGTCTGTTGTAACAGGGGGTCGAAATCATAGCCGCGCCCGGGGTTGCTTCTCAACAACATGACTTTAATCAGATGGGGTGCATCCAGATGGGCACAGAGCGCGGTCAATTGTCCGCGCAGCGCAAGCCTCTGCGCGCTGGACCATGCCATACCCAAACGATGGGTGCCGGCGCTGAGGCGATCAAGATGCGGCCCGAGAAAGTGAGGCCCATGTTGATCGGCTAACAGCGTCTCAAACAGGCCATCGCCATAAGCTAAACCTCGGTGGGATAATGGAATGGCGCCACTGACGCCATTTAACAGACTGATATGCATGGTTTCCGGGCTAACAGAGTTCAGAGGTAAGGCACGATAGTATCAAACTTTGCTGAAGATAAGAGAGCCGTTTGTACCGCCAAAACCAAATGAATTGCTGAGCGCATGATTGATCACCATATTACGCGCCGTGTGAGGAACGTAGTCAAGATCACAGGCCGGATCCGGGTTATCCAGGTTGATGGTCGGGGGAGCAACCTGATCTTTGATCGCCAAGATACAGAAAATCGCCTCCACTGCACCGGCAGCGCCGAGCAAGTGGCCAATCATCGATTTGGTCGAGCTGACCACGATTTTGTCCGCATCGCCACCATAGAGACGTTTAACCGCTTGCGATTCAGCCAAATCACCGGCCAGTGTCGAGGTGCCATGGGCATTAATGTAGTTAACGTCTAACGGATTTAAACCGGCATCCCGTAAGGCGTTGTCCATAGCGGCCGCGGCACCAGCGCCATCGGCAGGCGGTGAGGTCATATGATAGGCATCGCCACTCATACCAAAACCGGTTAATTCGGCATATATCTTCGCACCGCGGGCCTTGGCGCTCTCATATTCTTCGAGCACGACCACACCGGCACCATCACCGAGCACGAAACCGTCTCGATCTCGATCCCACGGACGACTGGCGCGCGTTGGATCATCGTTGCGCGTGGATAAGGCCCGCGCCGCGCCGAAACCGCCCATGCCCAACTGGCCGGACGCCATTTCGGCACCGCCTGCTACCATCGCATCGGCATCGCCGTAGGCGATCGTGCGCGCGGCATAACCAATATTGTGTGTGCCCGTGGTGCAGGCAGTTGTAATGGCAATATTTGGGCCTTTAAAACCATACTCGATGGATAGGTTGCCCGAAATCATGTTGATAATGGCAGCGGGGACAAAAAAGGGTGAAATACGGCGTGGGCCACCCTTTTGCAGAGCAAGATGATTCTTCTCGATAGTATCGAGCCCCCCGATGCCTGAACCGATGGCAATGCCAATTCGACCGGCGGTGGCTTCAGTCGCTTCAATACCGGAGTCCTGGATCGCTTCAACAGCGGCCGCATAGCCGTATTGAATAAAACCATCCATCTTTTTGGTATCTTTAGGATTCATATAGTCGGCTGGATTGAAATCTTTCACCTGAGCCGCAAATTTGGTGGTGAATTTTTCAGCATCGAACAGCTCGATGCGATTCACGCCGCTTTTTCCGGCCAAAATACCCGCCCACGTTGATGCGACTGAATTCCCTAATGGACTAATACAACCCAGCCCAGTTACCACCACACGTCGTTTTGACATCTTAATTTCTCCAAGACTGCCTTGCTTCTTCATTATGCAGAATAGCACTCAAAAAAAAGCCGTATTGCCCGGAGGTCAATACGGCTCCTATTGTTGACTAAATCGCTTAACCCACGTGGGTGTTTACGTAATCGATCGCGTCCTGAACAGTCTGTAATTTCTCAGATTCTTCATCTGGAATTTCAGTTTCGAATTCTTCTTCCAAAGCCATCACCAAGTTAACCGTATCCAGAGAATCGGCACCCAGATCATCGATAAAAGATGATTTTGCGTTGACGTCTTCTTCTTTAGCGCCTAACTGTTCACAAACTATTTTTTTAACTCGATCTTCGATGCTGCTCATTATAAGAACTCCTAAAAGGTATTTAGCACAGTTATACGTGCTGGCTAGTTTATATAAACGTTATCCTATTGAGCAAGTTAAATGACGACCAACTTGCCAAAATTAACCCATATACATGCCGCCATTGACATGCAAAGTTTCTCCAGTGATGTATGACGCACCATCACTGGCCAAAAACGCAACCGCATGTGCGATTTCATCCGGTGTACCCAGGCGCGCTAACGGCACCTGTTTCAGTAGAGTTTCTTTTACATTTTCCGCCAGATCATGGGTCATGTCGGTTTGAATAAAGCCTGGCGCAACCGAGTTGACGGTAATGTTGCGGCTACCGATTTCACGCGCTAAGGACCGCGTAAAACCCTCCACGCCGGCCTTGGCGGCACAGTAGTTGGCTTGCCCGGCATTACCGGCGGAGGCGACAACCGATGAAATATTGATGATTCGGCCAAAACGGGT
Protein-coding sequences here:
- the acpP gene encoding acyl carrier protein, giving the protein MSSIEDRVKKIVCEQLGAKEEDVNAKSSFIDDLGADSLDTVNLVMALEEEFETEIPDEESEKLQTVQDAIDYVNTHVG
- the fabF gene encoding beta-ketoacyl-ACP synthase II, which encodes MSKRRVVVTGLGCISPLGNSVASTWAGILAGKSGVNRIELFDAEKFTTKFAAQVKDFNPADYMNPKDTKKMDGFIQYGYAAAVEAIQDSGIEATEATAGRIGIAIGSGIGGLDTIEKNHLALQKGGPRRISPFFVPAAIINMISGNLSIEYGFKGPNIAITTACTTGTHNIGYAARTIAYGDADAMVAGGAEMASGQLGMGGFGAARALSTRNDDPTRASRPWDRDRDGFVLGDGAGVVVLEEYESAKARGAKIYAELTGFGMSGDAYHMTSPPADGAGAAAAMDNALRDAGLNPLDVNYINAHGTSTLAGDLAESQAVKRLYGGDADKIVVSSTKSMIGHLLGAAGAVEAIFCILAIKDQVAPPTINLDNPDPACDLDYVPHTARNMVINHALSNSFGFGGTNGSLIFSKV
- the pabC gene encoding aminodeoxychorismate lyase, giving the protein MHISLLNGVSGAIPLSHRGLAYGDGLFETLLADQHGPHFLGPHLDRLSAGTHRLGMAWSSAQRLALRGQLTALCAHLDAPHLIKVMLLRSNPGRGYDFDPLLQQTDVLVQCSPYHRPDWAAQGASVALSETHVSVNSTLAGMKHLNRLDSVLARQSARRQGVDEVLMATDSGSIVEASSANLFFFRHGYWSTPPVDQAGVAGVIRQQLLTRFPDIQISALAVDELDQVDAAFLSNSLMGLVPIESLMARPLPRHADIHLFHSELAQTC